A stretch of DNA from Arctopsyche grandis isolate Sample6627 chromosome 6, ASM5162203v2, whole genome shotgun sequence:
gtattttatatatgtatgtatgtagctcagCGCTCTAAATTCACAAGTTTTTACGCTAAATTCCGAAGGTCGCCGATCTCTATATCCCTTGCTTTACAGGTAGTTAGTTATCGCATTGGGTGTGaaaggattttttttcttcgtaTTTTGGTCTCCTAATAACCTCCCGTCCTTAAGTCACTAAACCAGATCAACCGTCTGCTGttacagtttgccaattttatctaacttaattgaTGTGATGgtatcaataaaattacaaatttgtcTAGTCTAAATTAATTGATTGTTGCAGGCATACatatgcttgcggtttgtaattaatacCTGTATGCttacattgtataatattttcaaataaaattgaaccatcaaaacattaaaatgcTTGAGCCTAAAGAGCTATCCATAAATGTAgtaattagtataatatattaaaacaatttgAACAGAATATAATCAGCTTAGAGCAATTGAAAAAACTAAAAGATTATGAACTTAAACATCTAATACAAAACTTATGCAATTACAAAACctatcaatattttataacaccttctctctttttatttaaattaaagctTTCAACTCATTCATATAAGACTCGAATTGATTCTCAACGTTGATTAATTCGATTTTGAGCACATTGAACGTTGCAATATTAATACCTGTCTAGGTATAGGCAATTACTTCACAGTGGGTATGGCGTATGTTTAAGGGAGTAATGACTTCCAAAAGGTACGACGCGGCGCAAGCTATTATTAATCGATTTTAACCGAGTTGCCAAATTCAATCAAACTATCCCGAAAGATATATATTGGATTAGTTTATGAACAATGCGTATAGATTTCGCCAATGTTTGGGCACACGCGCAAACTAATTCGGTCGACGTTGGGTGGGGGGAGGTGGGAGGGTCGTGGCATGAAACGGGTGGGTGGTCTGCAAACACACACAACCAGCCGGGCTAATCGAAGAAGAACACAACTACGAAACTCGAAGTTGTCATCTCCTCGTCTCCCTCTCCACGTGGGCAGCACTAAATCTGAAGTGCAGTGTGCGGCTAATGAAGCTTCATCCGCTGCACACATCCACGCAGATTTGTACCGCGCGTGGCGCCTGGGGGTATCATATACCTACGATGAAATGGCGGGACAACTCCATAAACAAGATTAAAGCTGTCTGATTAAAGACCTCTCTGATAGGTGAGCACCATTATTCGCGCATACTTAATATTTCATCTCCCCTTCAGTTATTCAGTAGGTAACTGATATGCATTTGGACATTGGTTGCATCATCACTGTACATATGATTTTTAACTTTAAGCTTTTCAGCAGAAATTTTAAGACACAATATAAAATGTGCAGTGTTTAGTAATGAGCACTGACCTGTTTCAACTTTCTGTAGAGGTACTACTGCTGTAGCAGCTGGCACTCTGATGACTGCATTGTTGGTCTCCAGATACTCCTGCAACGTGATCCGATCTTGGTTTGGTTCCTTTTTCACCACCCCACAACTAACATTATCAACTAAATCGACATTTTTGGCACTTGTAATACTAGAAGCTAAGGATATGGCACTTGTGACAGCATCGTTCACTCTGGGTGTCGCTGGACACCGTTTGTTCTCGTCGCTCTTGTTTCGCACTATGTGTATTCTAACTAAACCGGGCACGGCGATGGATTTTCTCTTTGTTTTTGTTGATGTTTTTTCATTGTTGCTTTTGGACGGTAGTGTTGAGTTGTTGTGCGACTTTCCCAATGGTTCCCTAGCGGTGTGAACGGTAGGTTCGTTGCTCCTCTTAAATATATTGTGATTATTGTCTGCTTGTTCCATTTGGTTTTCATCATCTGCTGCTGTCATTTCTGCATCGTCTGACTTTTGTACTATAACATCGCCACGATTTTCATTGACGGCGACCGCATCAGGCGTAGCTACTTCtgtaacaaatttatttataaatataattatagaaCAATAAAATGTGATATACaattaataacataatatataatgcGTAATACAATAGAGATAAacaaataaccagcagcgtggactagtggttaggatatatgctttcgaacatagtggttacggtttcgagtcccactggttattgctggccagaccttggtttgtgactccaggtcgatcgtttccaatcagattttgcgaatttatctgattttcattgaaatggttccaacaaattggcaacctttacccttttttcgcaattttcgagttttcagcatctcaaatttcgctgattcgtataaaaatgctgcaaatttatctaTAAATTTCTCGAAAATTACGAGTTTCTCAGTATTCGAAATTTGacgttttacatatataaaaatgctccaaaaatgtatgtttatcaAAGATTTATCCATTGATGTccctatgatgctttgttaaaattattctaaaaattgtatatcgatgtttgtaattggttagAACTGCGCATTGGGGTATACTTGTTAGGTCCTCCTGGTATACGTAcatgaatgtaaaaataaataaatacaaattaaaccagtcgtaatttcattttaagaaaatttaataagcTTTTTTACTTTGAATAATGCGTGCCACGACAAAAACAAaggaattttttattaaattttaaattattaataaattattaattccgtttatccgaattgcgatattttaccgagaattgcgatatttttatttacatgccACTAgaattatatacattatttaatcaacctgaatatatgtatgtatgtagtatcatCGACGGTCTTGAATGTGTTGAAAGGTTTCTAGTCACGGAGGCGTCAAACGTGTCTGATAATTGGTAAGAGGACACCTACTTACACGGCTGCtttataataatgatataaCATATCTCCAGCCATAAAATATCATTAGGTCACTTATTACCCGGGGCGTCCTTAGCGGAAACCCACCCCCTGACGCCGATCCACCCTCCCACCTACCCCACGACCGAAGCTAACTTTACTGCGTTATTTGCCGCTCACCGAGGGATGGCGAGGCAGGAGGTGGGTGTTGGGTGGGTACCGTACGCCGCTTACTGTGTATAGGAAGAGCCTCAATCTCGGGAGAATCAACTAAATATATATCACCGAAGGAGCCCGGTACTTCCTATCTTCTTGTGTCTTAGTTTCTTACCCCACAGGAACCGTGCTACAGATAACTAACTGCCTCAGAGGCGGAGATAAAGGACTCGCATCCTGTGCTGTATCTACTTTCTCCTGCACCTCTCCCGGGCCCCGGTCGTGTCCTCCTTCCTTCTAGTCCAGGATCTGCGCGTCCGCCGGGCTAATGACTAATTAGAACAACTGGTGTGGGCAGATACCGTCTACTCCTACTCGAAAAGCCCCAGATAAAACTGTGCCCATCGAGCGGTGCGTATCCTTGTTACGCCATCTGTTTGTTTGCCCCTGGGACTCTAAAACATTACGTCTATATTATCGAAACGGTATCTCCATAATACGCCTAGCTATTTTATTCCATTTAACCCTTCTGCATATGAACACAGTTTTTGGCTAATTGAATTGATCAACATGATTTATTTTACGACATTTACAACTTTAATCGTTtttattgtacaatataaaattgttcATGATGTTgctttttgataataaattttcttaaaCAAAATTGTCGTGGCTTAAAATAAAAGACTCACGAAATTGAATATCGTTACCGAATTTGTAAAcattacaaatcaatttttggtcataaataatgttttactGTTATATCTTGACATACACATTTTAAAACCACTTTTAGGTAAATATTGAAACCAAAACTGTAATGGCGCAGACACACacaatcgtacggcacggcatgcctaaATGGAAATAAGCAGTGAATGGGCGAGACTTATGTCATTGTTcattcgtacgattttattatttcgacaagtttcttctacatacattgtttcaaatatgggaatcactgttattcatcactgtcaaacctatgtatgtcaatacaaaggtaaaaaaattatattagaagaaattaattcattttttcgaccattgtggcgcattagggactcctgtattGCCACAAtaatccaaacttaaataagaccaaaaattgaaatattaatgatatttaatgaaaataaaaagctattaaaattatacaggattgaaaagtaattaattcttattcaataaaaattctaccgaaaacactccagggggtgagctTTGGCCTGGTATAGATGAGGCGTGctagtgttttttttacatgtgcaaaactaccTGAAAAGCACGTACCGCTACAAATAAAGGTACCTCATGACACCTTTTTTTAGTTGATAGATTTCCACATGCAAAAAATGTTAGACTTCACGAGCTTCATCCCctagaatattttattgatagtatttaaataaatgtaggagaaattagttgaaataataagattttacGTATAAATAATGACAagaagatacgcctctcacaGCTGGAGTACACGTATGCATCcagtgccgcacttttgagtatGTTCCTATATTGCATTGCTGAAAATTCGCCCGAATAATTCGGCTATTGTGTATAGTTCTCTCGTGCGTCCATCTACACATTCGATAGAGAAGATGCAGCATAAAAATAAGATGgaaaaagtataataaaagtaattaataaaatttatttttggacCAACGAGGCTTACAAGTTAATGTATCGATATgtcaaaaaagtaacttaaatTGATTAGGTTCATCGCGACGTACATAATTAGTACTGAAGCTTTGAAGCTTCAAGTAATAGCTTTGATATTTGTCGCGTGTGCTTTTGCTCTCGACAGATTTTAAAACGTAATAATTGAAAGCGAAATAAGCTCCACtagataaaatattatgatCATGCACATGATCGACGTGATATCGTGAAGTTGGAATGAATACAATGATCGGATTTGGCACGGTCGTGCTTAGCAACTTTGGCGTGACGAGGATATATGGGGAAGGGTCCCGGGaataaagaaaaatacaaaCTTCGTGAAAAGACACCCTCCTCACTAATGGTTGGTTACGCATTACAGAATCATCCCTTAATGGatactataaaaatattactcACACAAGCGCGCTCGAGTGTCTTTCTTCGAGACAATAAAACCGGGTGTACGAAGCGCTATGCGTACAAAATTAATCAGAAAAAGTTTACACATGGCGAATTCGTgactataataatacattacgCATTATCAATGATCCGATTCtgtaatttgcaattaaaaccgTCGAAAATGATGAGCCGTTAAGCTTTTACGTCCTCGTCTAGTCGTCGGAGGAAAAATGGAAATCTGCTCACGTACGGCAAGAGAGTATACGTCATGAAAGGTGAATCTGCCATATCGTAAAAGCAGAcactatatattttaatgtcgTGCTCCACTTTCACGACGATTGTTATCGTGCAAGTTAGAGCGAACAATTCATGTTATTAGTGCGGTGAGCGCGCATACGAAACTAGACGCTAAATTTCATTAGACTGTATGTACTATGGATGAGAGGTGGCGCCTGTCAAACTGTCAGCTAGACAATTTTAAtcaattcattgaaaaatttatgttgaaatactatcaatattcaattttgattgGAAAGTACCCCAAAATGTGAACGGTAAGATCTCAAACTCAAGTATTtcatgtatcatacatatgtacatttgtacatagtatgaaattattgaaattcgaaatatgtaaatgcgaaaatgaaaaatagacaataatatATGATAGAACTAGAAAAATGGAAGAAAGAAGTACtcgaatggtactcgagagaatgtaaaaaggtgCAATTAAGCCTACAGgagagatgggtagatgaaattagaaaaatgtgtgtgaagagtctaaagagcggacccagagcgcgccgttcattgttcacatgttgtaagcgcattgtttaaggtttgccgaaccttttttacaaagcatttacaataattgaacaattgacggcgcgctctgggtccgcgctatagtgatgactagaggtaggaccggaagcgtgccgctctttgtttattgttcgccgtgcattgttcatatttatgatgaacttttttttgcactctagctttgtagtatgctctatttcctggaaaatagacccaaaatgccctgtTTCCAGTAAAAAGCACACTTCCGGttctacctctagtgatgactcATCATCCATCTCTCCATCTCCATCatccaactctcatccatctcatcacTGATGCgatggataagagttgcccaaaacagagacgagtggtagcgtcaaaatatattgaaaagattataaattttgtacaaaattgaATACTGCAATCACCACAGTGTGAGAAATACTGATTTGATAAATTATACGGTCTAAGACAACTATAAAAAATCTGTcttccaattttcaatttaattgataaaaagGTTTAGGAGTTATGTTTAAATTACAAAACCTATTGTTTTTACCGTTACTTTACGAAAAATAAGTTCACAGtcatagatagttttaaaaaaactcATAATGAGTTAATCATATTCAACACTTTTAGTACACATTGTTACGATACAGTTTCGTACAAACAATGTTTTTGAATATCAACCAATCAAACTGACTGGTGATGGAAAagaatatgaatttaaatacaacaaatagaaaatttgaataatatatatgtatgtatatgtagcaaTAAAACCATTCCATTGAACAACACCATTACGTATTTCATCAGACTAACGCTCAAACAAATCTAAAAGAACTTTATTCGGCTCAATTATGAGCATACACACGTCCATAAATGTGTGGGTGGGGTGGGTGGGGGGGTATTTATCACCTCGTCGCCGGAATTAAACCGTCTGTCGGTGGAGTACGAGTGGTGCGGATTACTCTCCCGTGCTCCACAACCACTCCATCGGTCCATTATTCATGCTTCGCGCGACTTAATCTCCCTGTTACCTATTATTATCATGTTCCGATCTCCACACCTACACACTGACTGAGCACCCACTGCCAGATTGGGCGACAATTGATTTATACACCACCCAGCGTATCTCTCCATCCCTATCGAGCATCCAGCATCATCCCGGCGGCCGTCTCGCTCCAGTCCGTAAAATCCGCCGGCGGATTATTGCGAGAAGGACAtcttttcaaaatttacaaatgGTCGTCCACATAAAAGGATATTATCGCCCTCTTTCATCGTATTAAAACACATAACTCAATATGCGATTATACAATtcattatatatacgtatgtatgtatacttccaTTTAAATTTCGGCATCACTTGTGACTCGTTCGAAAGTCACACTCTGAAACTTTTGTCTGGAAAGTTTGCCGGCTCACTTTTCAATGACAGGTGAATAAACGTGGGCTGGAAACTTTTGGGGAAATTTATTGCTAAGACTCATTGaattcatattacatacatacatatacatacgttgaATAGAAAATGTGTATGGTGCAGTTAGGTGTTTGTGGATAGCGCGTGTGGACATGCCGGGACAATTCCAGCATCCAAATCCCATATCATCCGATTATGCGACGGCACGGCTTCCATCAGCGAGCTTCGCCTCTAATACCCGGGACCACCTCCATCTAAAGAACTGACGGATTTGACATCTACGTCCCTTTTCCTTTTTCAATCTGAATAACCGTAACGTTGTATGTTTACAATAATGCACCTAGCACATTCCAATCGAACCGAAGTTTTCCGAATAAATCGCCAGAACGTGCACCAACTAGATAACAATGCAAATGACTACgtattgtaatttataatttaaacaataCATCTTCAGCATGAAATACTTTCGTCTGTAATCAATATtactatcaaaaatatacatttaattcacCTGTCTAGCCGTTAGTTAATTTCGTCAATTGAGTTACTTTATTAAGATGGATCAAATTGGAGTAATTCACCGAGAGATTTATCTGCTAACGATCTAGTAATTTTTCTGTCGTTTTGATCAGCAACTTGTCTATCATCCCAGTTATGTTTGTTACTATCTTTGAAAGACTTAAAATATCACTAAATAGTAGTAAAAACAACTAAAAATTTCATAATCATAAAATCGAATGGATGTTAATTTATCAGAAACTATTTCCTTTGATAGGTATATTTGTGACCTCAATCGGTTTTCACTTTATTGGTTGTAATGCCATTtaacgcatgtacatatgtatttaatatacaaaaatttaattcGCGTGGTCTTCAGGGAgtattaattcattattttgcaGTATTTGCTTAACACTTGCCTTGCTGGGcaaaaaaaaatccgctagccactgtaCTGGACACCAAGCGTCTAGTTAAAAATttgagttttaaattaaaatagtgcaaaatctgcgagggtAATTATTGTTATTAGCTTGCTTAATAAATATGCTCTCTTAGGTCGTAATATAAATGTTGTAAATTTAACACCTCCCTTACTGTGCTCAAAAATCCGGTAGCTACTGAGCTGGACGCCAAGCCACCAgttaaaatgtgtgttttaaattaaaagaatacAAAATCTACTaggttaattattttaaatcagctataaaaatcattttatcgtgtatttaAGTGtcgcaaaatataaaataagccaaagaaattaaaaaaatagcggCTGAGGCAGAGCTGTCATtccaaggtggatatcattctcGCGCTGACCTTCGAGCGCAGCGTActaaatccccccccccccctcccccatctctcgcatctgtgaggcacgcgTTTAAggggcttcccgcgaaaataattatttctgtagatattgattaatgtttttatttcgcaatgacataattcgaatcatagaggttttgatgaggaatacatatataaatatgaagatCCTGTAttcagtacatatatttaaagatccatcacagtgcggcaagtattATGAAAAATTACGCTTTAGACAGGAATGCATCCCTAAACgagttttgtatgaaaaatatatgtagattgaaaaaaatgcaatattcatgattcaaattaaattgactGGTACATATCAAAAATGCAATGCAATggaattatagatttttatttaaattttttctcaCATCGACTTTCAATCATCGGTGATAGAAATAAATTGAGATACGGTTTTGCACAGAGCACAGTGGCCATTCATAAATATACGATGGCTGGGTGGTGAGCCGCGCTATAACTGTCACCGCTTGTCAATACGCCACATTTCATCCCCAAATCTGAATATATTGATACAACATCACAACGACCGACAAAAAATAGGAAGAGCCGTAGAAGGGAACGGAAAAGTGCGATGAGATCACCCCACGACGCAACAAAACTTAAATCCACCCCTCACGAAAATTCCCATAAGCAACTTAAAGTGAATCCCCACTAATGATAGCCATCTTTATTTACATAAAGTTTAATCGATACGAATTTTCTAAAAggtgtacaaacatacatataagaccTCGATGAGATAAAGGAATGACACAAGTAATGTCTCTTCAATCTGAGAGTACGATTGTGATATCAAAATCCGTATTCATTTTGTATTTAAGATTTGAaactattcatatttttttaatacaacagaataatattattatatacaaaaacagCCTATAATATTTGTTGAATCTATTGATGAAATCCAGCCTGTTAGTCAATGCATCATACCAGGTGCTTGTGTAAATATGGTAAGAATAAAAGATTTGGTTCCATGACAACTGAACATTTGGCAAGAGAACACACGATTATTGAACGCATGACTTGGATAGTGATATGTTCAcacaatacataatacaaataaaacaacaattttattcatttaaccTTCATAATATGAAATACGAATTTTAGACCAAAGTAGAAGTATAATTCTTTCCTTTAGTTTGAGAGTTTCTTAGCCACGAAAACCAGTtttagaaaatatcaatatcttaCATGCAATTACAGTGGTATTTTTTTAGATAGAATAATAGAAATTTTTCGACAAAATCTCGACTTTCCTCGATTGggtcaaattttgaaaaaaaaaagcaatagtctattagtaaattaaaaaaagtataaatatacgAGAAAGTGTGAATGCttctaatataaattttatatacatatgtaagtgtaaaaatgtaaatatcatTTTTCAGCGATGTAGCTTGTGAAGTTAAGTAGGGGTGGCGAGAAGGTGCATCTGATATCATTtgtcatcgcgtcgatctgacagtAGATTTTGATGAAACTATGATGTTTCGTTAATTATTAATTCTTCTAGCGTCATGCTGGAGACATTTGATTACTATAATAACAGCTAACTCCAGTATATCGGAAAAATATCAAGTAATTAGAAGTGGTTCAAATAAGCTCACAAATTTTTCACCGTGAACACACATCttgtaaaactattaaaatatatatgcaaagcttgtaatattaagtttatatgagatgagaatGAATGAGAGTGAAGTAACTTTAAGCACTGCTTAGGTGGGTTATGAAGGGGCGTTAGAAAGTCGTGTttagatagctagctgtcatcgcttcgatctgatgCAAGATAATGTTTCTAGGTaggcatttttttaaactattaacTGGATTAATATACAATCATATGGGTTCTTAATAAACATAAGTTATATACACCTAGTAAGTTCAGGaacct
This window harbors:
- the LOC143912591 gene encoding uncharacterized protein LOC143912591, with the translated sequence MLAIHLHRECEGKFQRSPSKSIFFEQSEFTYQVCSCRVCLFRRCYFQEVATPDAVAVNENRGDVIVQKSDDAEMTAADDENQMEQADNNHNIFKRSNEPTVHTAREPLGKSHNNSTLPSKSNNEKTSTKTKRKSIAVPGLVRIHIVRNKSDENKRCPATPRVNDAVTSAISLASSITSAKNVDLVDNVSCGVVKKEPNQDRITLQEYLETNNAVIRVPAATAVVPLQKVETGW